From one Mytilus edulis chromosome 1, xbMytEdul2.2, whole genome shotgun sequence genomic stretch:
- the LOC139510190 gene encoding ribosome biogenesis protein BRX1 homolog, protein MAKKKRTRADVEKEEKASQKENDVHLPTTISSDEPLKKIKKWINKERVLVFSSRGVSYRARHLMKDLRTLMPHSKAESKMDKKDQLFVVNEICEMKNCNKCIFFEAKKRKDLYMWIANAPRGPSVKFLVENVHTMLELKMTGNCLKGSRPLLSFDKTFDSEPHWTLMKELFTQIFSTPNYHPKSQPFYDNVYTFSIHDNRIWFRNYQILEEDGSLAEIGPRFVLNPIRMFSGSFGGPTLYQNPTFVSPNEYRRSLKQKVAMKYIDKLHSKQARKDRYLPDSYKMDPTDEVFVTIRPEDAKGADKNTFYRVT, encoded by the exons ATGGCGAAGAAAAAGCGAACACGTGCTGATGTTGAAAAGGAAGAAAAGGCTTCTCAAAAAGAAAATGATGTGCACTTACCCACCACAATATCTTCAGACGAGCCactgaaaaaaatt aaaaaatggATCAACAAAGAGAGAGTTCTTGTATTTTCTTCTAGAGGTGTATCTTATAGAGCCAGACATTTGATGAAGGATTTAAGAACTTTAATGCCACACTCAAAAGCAG AAAGTAAAATGGACAAGAAAGACCAGTTGTTTGTTGTGAATGAG atctGTGAAATGAAAAACTGCAATAAATGTATATTCTTTGAAGCAAAGAAAAGGAAAGATTTGTATATGTG GATAGCCAATGCTCCCAGAGGACCCTCTGTAAAATTTTTAGTAGAAAATG TACACACTATGTTAGAACTGAAAATGACTGGTAATTGTCTTAAAGGATCCAGACCACTTTTGTCTTTTGATAAG ACTTTTGATTCAGAACCACACTGGACTTTAATGAAAGAATTATTTACACAG atctTTTCAACGCCAAACTATCATCCTAAGAGTCAGCcattttatgacaatgtttatacaTTCTCCATACATGATAACAGGATATGGTTCAGAAACTATCAAATTTTAGAGGAAGATGGATCTTTGGCAGAAATAG gGCCTAGATTTGTTTTGAACCCCATAAGAATGTTTAGTGGAAGTTTTGGTGGTCCAACTCTGTATCAGAATCCTACATTTGTATCACCAAATGAG TATAGAAGATCTTTGAAGCAGAAAGTTGCTATGAAATATATTGACAAACTGCATTCCAAACAAGCAAGAAAAGATAGATATTTACCCGACTCATATAAAATGGACCCTACTGATGAAGTGTTTGTAACAATAAGACCAGAGGATGCAAAAGGAGCagacaaaaatacattttataggGTCACTTGA